One Calditrichota bacterium DNA segment encodes these proteins:
- a CDS encoding ABC transporter ATP-binding protein yields the protein MSKEIHFQQQSQLKLAWRLIKYVKPYWDKYLLIIILQMIQGTIHTLPYLFLSKMPEFVGMGKTKDYVVFCLLLLLPAFLFRFVIFESLLNTLNWYVGLKLSFRFRQLLYRHMEKLSLGFYQSRPVGEHLYRANADIDAMIPLFNNPMTGLPMFISSIYQTILMAYLISIAGVEILFYLALILIPVYAIVHYLYGIVRKLDYVKRARAQQLTAALRESIAGIRVVKAFGRLKFTERRYFAAMKRFYKSTQSAYLLQTLVADFVRTSPVHILWPLSLPLFAYFGLKGKMPIVSWFAVIYFSRQMLYFLDLTFSFVQRFRLFLVPAQRLFETLDVKPEIVFPKNGKKLLPLQGELKFEDVHFSYEKGFPILQDIHFKLEPGKKLAIVGPSGAGKSTIANLMLRLYQPERGDIKIDGEKISEIDIDSFFSQTGVILQDTFLFGGTIRDNIRYGNPKASDGEVIDAAKAAGIHNDIMQMPGDYNMDAAEGTRLSGGQKQRIAIARALVKKPKLLILDEATTSLDVTTENAIIDTLKKSFPDISIVMISHRISLVRDADQIVVLDKGKIIEQGTHKTLLQNRGMYCNLYLQQTDNREKQAG from the coding sequence TTGAGCAAAGAGATTCACTTTCAGCAACAGAGTCAGTTAAAATTAGCCTGGCGCTTGATAAAATATGTCAAACCTTATTGGGATAAATACCTGCTGATCATTATTTTGCAGATGATTCAGGGGACAATTCATACGCTGCCCTATTTGTTCCTGTCGAAAATGCCTGAATTCGTCGGCATGGGTAAGACTAAAGATTATGTCGTTTTTTGCTTACTTTTGCTGCTGCCCGCTTTTCTTTTTCGGTTCGTTATTTTTGAGAGTTTGTTGAATACTTTGAACTGGTACGTCGGTTTGAAGCTGTCCTTTCGATTTCGCCAATTGTTGTATCGGCACATGGAAAAATTATCGCTGGGATTTTATCAGTCCCGTCCTGTGGGCGAACATCTCTATCGCGCCAACGCCGACATCGACGCCATGATTCCATTGTTCAACAACCCCATGACTGGTCTGCCGATGTTTATTTCCAGCATTTATCAGACGATTTTAATGGCTTACTTGATTTCCATTGCCGGGGTCGAAATTTTATTTTACCTGGCGCTGATTTTGATTCCTGTTTATGCCATTGTACATTATCTTTACGGCATTGTACGAAAGCTGGATTACGTGAAACGCGCCCGCGCCCAGCAATTGACGGCAGCGCTGCGCGAGAGTATCGCCGGGATTCGTGTGGTGAAAGCATTCGGAAGGCTGAAATTTACCGAGCGGCGATATTTTGCCGCCATGAAGCGATTCTACAAATCAACCCAATCCGCCTATTTATTGCAGACGCTGGTCGCGGATTTTGTGCGCACTTCGCCGGTGCACATTCTCTGGCCGCTGTCGCTGCCGCTGTTTGCTTATTTTGGCTTGAAAGGCAAAATGCCCATCGTGAGCTGGTTCGCCGTGATCTATTTTTCCCGGCAGATGCTCTATTTTTTAGATTTGACGTTCAGTTTTGTGCAGAGATTTCGTCTGTTTCTTGTTCCTGCCCAGCGACTTTTTGAAACGTTGGATGTAAAACCGGAAATTGTTTTTCCGAAAAACGGGAAAAAACTTTTGCCTTTGCAGGGAGAACTCAAATTTGAGGATGTTCATTTTTCCTACGAAAAAGGTTTCCCGATTTTGCAGGACATTCATTTTAAACTTGAACCCGGGAAAAAGTTAGCTATTGTAGGCCCCAGCGGCGCAGGGAAAAGCACCATCGCCAACTTGATGCTCCGATTGTACCAGCCGGAGAGAGGAGATATTAAAATTGATGGCGAGAAGATTTCTGAAATTGACATTGATTCGTTTTTCAGCCAGACCGGCGTGATTTTGCAGGACACGTTTCTTTTTGGCGGCACGATTCGGGACAATATTCGCTACGGCAATCCCAAAGCGAGCGACGGGGAGGTCATCGACGCCGCAAAGGCTGCCGGCATTCACAATGATATCATGCAGATGCCCGGAGATTACAACATGGATGCGGCTGAGGGAACGCGTCTTTCCGGAGGCCAAAAACAACGTATTGCTATCGCGCGTGCTCTGGTGAAAAAACCAAAACTACTGATTTTGGATGAGGCTACTACATCGCTGGATGTAACCACAGAAAATGCAATTATTGACACGCTGAAAAAGTCATTCCCCGATATTTCGATAGTAATGATTTCTCATCGAATTTCGCTGGTGCGCGACGCCGACCAAATTGTGGTTTTGGACAAAGGAAAAATTATTGAACAGGGGACTCATAAAACTTTGCTGCAAAATAGAGGAATGTATTGCAATTTGTACTTACAGCAAACGGACAACAGGGAAAAGCAGGCAGGATGA
- a CDS encoding DUF4185 domain-containing protein — protein sequence MKKLKVKNSRDLGILFAENDLKMIGQDGAYSIPIKPNESLWLFGDTFIGHFNEIGGRVIEQMPNNSGLICRDRDASNGLKDFHYLTDKSGQIRQLIPLEPDEDHEKYRIWGMHGCFWRGKVYWYYIRVKILKEGVWPYKFDVAGSGLAVANYPHLEFQRIKENGSTILWQKDEPSYGVAVLIDEKENYVYLYGSYLQNGKHLCALARVRPDSLAYPSYYEYLVSQEPRWSPDRSKAISIMEGMPTEMSVSFNEYLGCYLAVHSLDITGLVVGRTSPTPWGPWSAPVTLRTPKVPLRNPLVYGGPLVYAGKEHPEYKRKNGKIIYLTCVEFEEYFPRLIEVELE from the coding sequence ATGAAAAAATTAAAAGTTAAAAATAGCCGCGATCTGGGAATTTTATTTGCTGAAAATGATCTCAAAATGATAGGCCAGGATGGCGCTTATTCCATTCCCATCAAGCCGAACGAGTCACTCTGGCTTTTCGGCGATACTTTTATCGGCCATTTCAATGAGATCGGCGGCCGCGTTATCGAACAGATGCCCAATAATTCTGGTCTGATTTGTCGAGACAGAGATGCCTCGAACGGACTGAAAGATTTTCACTATTTGACAGACAAGTCGGGTCAAATTCGGCAATTGATTCCTTTGGAACCGGATGAAGATCACGAGAAATATCGTATCTGGGGCATGCACGGATGTTTTTGGCGGGGAAAAGTGTATTGGTACTACATTCGCGTAAAAATTTTAAAAGAAGGAGTATGGCCTTATAAATTTGATGTTGCAGGAAGCGGACTGGCTGTGGCAAATTATCCTCATCTGGAGTTTCAGCGCATCAAAGAAAACGGATCTACAATTCTGTGGCAAAAAGACGAACCGAGCTATGGCGTGGCGGTTTTAATTGATGAGAAAGAAAATTATGTCTATTTGTACGGCTCCTATTTGCAAAACGGAAAACATTTGTGTGCGCTGGCGCGGGTCAGGCCTGATAGCCTGGCGTATCCTTCGTACTATGAATATCTCGTTTCTCAGGAGCCTCGCTGGAGTCCGGATCGGTCAAAAGCTATCTCAATAATGGAGGGAATGCCCACAGAAATGTCGGTTTCTTTTAACGAATATCTTGGATGCTATCTGGCAGTGCATTCTCTGGACATCACAGGTCTCGTTGTGGGGCGAACATCTCCGACGCCCTGGGGTCCCTGGAGCGCGCCGGTCACGCTCCGGACGCCAAAAGTTCCGCTGCGCAATCCGCTCGTTTACGGAGGGCCTCTGGTGTACGCCGGAAAAGAGCATCCGGAATACAAAAGAAAAAACGGGAAAATTATCTATCTCACCTGTGTTGAATTCGAGGAATATTTTCCGAGATTGATTGAAGTTGAGTTGGAATAA